The following proteins are encoded in a genomic region of Shinella zoogloeoides:
- a CDS encoding isocitrate lyase/phosphoenolpyruvate mutase family protein has translation MNLAERHQRFHDLHQSGCFVIPNPWDMGSARMMAAAGAVALATTSAGFAFTLGRPDMGRVTREESLKHAEDIVRATPLPVSGDFENGFADAPDDVAETIRLAAEVGLSGCSIEDTQMVDGNPAYAFDLAVERIRAAADAARSLGRPFILCARADGVMNGVYDLDEAIRRIQAFEKAGADLLYVPVPPGVEELKRVLASVSKPVNALAAGPLRQLTVPQFADIGVRRISLGSTIARVTHAAIAEQMDAILKDGSFAKLSAAASGDAINRMLTAGAGEAD, from the coding sequence ATGAACCTTGCCGAACGCCATCAACGGTTCCATGACCTGCACCAGTCGGGCTGCTTCGTCATCCCCAATCCGTGGGACATGGGTTCGGCCCGCATGATGGCGGCGGCCGGGGCCGTCGCGCTCGCCACCACTTCCGCCGGCTTCGCCTTCACGCTCGGCCGGCCCGACATGGGCCGGGTGACGCGCGAGGAATCGCTGAAACACGCTGAGGATATCGTCCGCGCCACGCCGCTTCCCGTCTCGGGCGATTTCGAGAATGGCTTTGCCGATGCACCCGACGATGTGGCCGAAACGATCCGCCTTGCGGCCGAAGTCGGCCTTTCCGGCTGCTCGATCGAAGACACGCAGATGGTGGACGGCAACCCGGCCTATGCCTTCGACCTCGCCGTCGAGCGCATCCGCGCCGCCGCTGACGCCGCCCGCTCGCTCGGCCGGCCCTTCATCCTCTGCGCCCGCGCCGACGGCGTGATGAACGGCGTCTACGATCTGGATGAAGCCATTCGCCGCATTCAGGCCTTCGAAAAGGCCGGGGCGGATCTGCTCTATGTCCCGGTGCCGCCGGGCGTCGAGGAGTTGAAGCGCGTGCTCGCCTCCGTCTCGAAGCCCGTCAACGCGCTTGCCGCCGGGCCGCTGCGCCAGCTCACGGTGCCGCAATTCGCCGATATCGGCGTGCGCCGCATCTCGCTCGGCTCGACGATCGCCCGCGTCACCCACGCCGCCATCGCCGAGCAGATGGACGCCATCCTCAAGGACGGCAGCTTCGCGAAACTCTCAGCTGCGGCGTCCGGCGATGCCATCAACCGGATGCTGACAGCCGGCGCCGGCGAGGCGGATTGA